The Vanessa atalanta chromosome 2, ilVanAtal1.2, whole genome shotgun sequence genome has a segment encoding these proteins:
- the LOC125075372 gene encoding 40S ribosomal protein S23: protein MGKPRGIRTARKHVNHRREQRWADKEYKKAHMGTRWKANPFGGASHAKGIVLEKVGVEAKQPNSAIRKCVRVQLIKNGKKVTAFVPRDGCLNHIEENDEVLVAGFGRKGHAVGDIPGVRFKVVKVANVSLLALYKEKKERPRS, encoded by the exons ATGG GTAAGCCCCGTGGTATACGCACGGCGCGTAAGCACGTGAACCATCGCCGTGAGCAGCGATGGGCAGACAAGGAGTACAAAAAAGCCCACATGGGCACGAGATGGAAGGCTAACCCTTTCGGTGGAGCATCTCACGCTAAGGGCATCGTCCTGGAGAAAGT tGGCGTAGAAGCTAAGCAACCTAACTCTGCCATCCGGAAGTGTGTGCGTGTTCAGCTCATCAAAAACGGCAAGAAGGTGACCGCTTTCGTCCCTCGTGACGGTTGTTTGAACCACATTGAGGAGAACGATGAAGTGCTAGTAGCAGGATTCGGTCGTAAGGGTCACGCCGTCGGTGACATTCCCGGAGTTAGGTTTAAG GTGGTGAAGGTTGCCAACGTTTCACTCCTAGCACTGTACAAAGAAAAGAAGGAAAGACCAAGGTCATAG
- the LOC125075378 gene encoding DNA-directed RNA polymerase II subunit RPB9: MNIGRKDGGPGYVGIQFCQECNNMLYPREDKNNKVLMYACRNCDYKQLADSNCVYVNKIMHEVDELTHINPDVVSDPTLPRTKDHMCPKCNHREAVFFQGQTRRAEEEMRLYYVCTSCKHRWTE, from the coding sequence ATGAATATCGGTAGAAAGGACGGTGGCCCGGGCTATGTTGGTATTCAGTTCTGCCAAGAATGCAACAACATGCTGTATCCGCGGGAAGACAAAAACAACAAAGTTCTTATGTATGCTTGTAGAAATTGTGATTATAAACAATTAGCTGACTCAAATTGCGtatacgtaaacaaaattatgcaCGAAGTAGACGAACTGACGCATATAAATCCTGACGTAGTAAGCGATCCAACTCTACCCCGAACTAAGGATCATATGTGCCCAAAATGTAACCACAGAGAAGCCGTTTTCTTCCAAGGGCAAACGAGACGTGCTGAAGAAGAAATGAGGCTCTACTATGTATGTACAAGTTGTAAACATAGGTGGACTGAGTAA